The Kogia breviceps isolate mKogBre1 chromosome 16, mKogBre1 haplotype 1, whole genome shotgun sequence genome window below encodes:
- the AKAP11 gene encoding A-kinase anchor protein 11 isoform X3, with translation MATFQTFRNSHMKTRASVRKSFSEDVFQSVKSLLQSEKELCSVSAEDCLKQAEHANLTEVTFLGFNEETDAAHIQDLAAVSLELPDLLNSLHFCSLSENEIICMKDINKSSDINNGPLNQSRLPGMLCVMRVSSTLPRLRIDFIFSLLSKYAMGIKYTLDTCLHQKCQLEATNEDDDDTNQSVSSIEDDFVTAFEHLEEEEASKPYNDGINITALRNQCDAASQTISGQRLETHDFRVLVGSGWQKSLAKPSASLISILGHKELPSVKASVTTSISEPWVQRSFYRSSTASDKDSDADVQKQLFSSSPACSSESECSSPSPVIFLDEEGYQKSLKAKLELPKIPVMKDDIEDSDSEVSEFFDSFDQFDELEQTSESACPFLKDPAIGKLSPKKGHKHEKLCSVTTTMNPQKFKFDRPALPANVRKPTPRKPESPYSNLGDAPDSPRPVRASGEDSGLFSPVRSSAFSPLGGCTPAECFCQTDIGEDRIHENHDSVYYTYEDYADSLSCEVLGSVLYTQHTNATSNINSIKKGENKMVALQCGILDQKSKSKNKSSMIKDSIQKFAADLVEKSFGSAFKDLQKGVFSCTSALCQLAIKLTSSVFQMAFNELRRQRAFSLKERAISGLANFLVSEAFANALKDLQYVKKQIFTNTVARFAADLAEELVFEGIMEVCQFSYPPTPASPQRPSFDYEDKVVKSYAKDLSESVIQEAFIELSQVDVTFTTKAAVSVSTDNIKYVSAENVVPPTQTSTFFPTFNGQTIMVTKPIQEYKKEYTVQQALFCTSGVVTSIPVPLAGSALLPYHISSNMYQAKSHPSSDDSNLNGGSTQAGVATKNKEEVACLRNICLPSEHHPGNQNDVKPTNDDVEMESSSKVTSDPVIISNFSVAVVHTIVNETLDSVTSFRVTKTMDKHKDWLTKTVKGKTPPFHCDQATLQQSEDDKKDMFADRLSKSIVKHSIDKSKSVIPNVDKNVLHKEDLPVPGVESWLTSEKFPKFLEAQDHLTHCSLSERKDCVLECKGYKAHGFSLETLPPCPAAAGQKPDLKEIAKDKSVKKHSLNDTAFEPLPFGQENPFAHSHSFSSPVLTCADGLHVEDKQKIRDGNVIPDTPPSTPLVPSQAASEWDIKKLTKKLKGELAKEFAPATPPSTPHNSSVGSLSENEQNTIEKEEFMLKLMRSLSEEVESSEDEEQPEVDVKSEPSGKKVQFADALAIHIISLATEMAASHLDNKIIQEPKVKSPCLNVQSQRSVSPTFLNCLDENLQTLCNFAGDMAAEVITEAEKIAKVRSCMLFRKKRNSYVDSDQDYRSEEKTDVEAVAHPGEVDSFILSLPPSSCLSGLTYKYPSCESVTDEYAGHIIQILKQEGGDSELLMDQYANRLAYRSVKSGLQEASKTAKMKCNSKTFPVQSSQVKTNDELLLFLSKEHQQGVDKKRQSKISGGYLHKSPTCEWTRDTCRNECLELYSFSTSLAHNITRDVKKELTASTVGLSKSLTDSCLYEKNGCDEDAESHFEPEFPASLQPSSQNHRFSHSTGSLSGCGYGETVVQAIEQYANKVVDDALELSSGSAGFHVSETTKAADRVTYAEKLSPLVSQACRYCDRKELHDCTGNSCPRFPRPDSLASSKPVSNSKFSSIYQKSRIFHLDVPQIHIDLDKKTVLAEKIVAEAIEKAERELSSTSLAADSGIGQDGVIFAESLTTEIMTSAMRNVGQAVSSPKEVEDLQSTESFGSQQMNLSIGDDSTGSWSNLSFEDEHQDESSSFHHLSESNGNSSSWSSLALEGDLYEDNLSFPTSDSDGPDDKDEEHEDDVEGSEQDENTLLITNVDTEPCTVDPQLRIILQWLVASEAEVAELYFHDSAKKEFIQLSKRLQEKSWKVGDLLQAVLKYCEAMEKASRDERSESLFDWLLENA, from the exons aGCTTCAGTGAAGATGTGTTCCAGTCCGTAAAGTCTTTATTGCAGAGTGAGAAGGAACTATGCAGTGTATCAGCAGAGGACTGTTTAAAGCAGGCTGAACATGCCAATTTGACTGAG GTCACATTTCTAGGTTTTAATGAAGAAACAGATGCTGCTCATATACAG GATTTGGCTGCAGTTTCTTTGGAACTCCCAGATCTTCTGAATTCACTGCACTTCTGCAGtctaagtgaaaatgaaattatttgtatgAAGGATATAAATAAATCATCAGATATAAACAATGGTCCTCTAAACCAG AGTCGTCTCCCTGGAATGCTTTGTGTCATGAGAGTATCATCTACATTACCAAGACTCAGAATTGATTTTATCTTTAGTCTCCTAAGTAAATATGCTATGGGTATAAAGTACACCCTGGACACATGTTTGCATCAGAAGTGCCAACTTGAGGCCActaatgaagatgatgatgatacaAACCAGTCAGTGTCTTCCATCGAGGATGACTTTGTCACTGCCTTTGAGCACTTAGAGGAGGAAGAGGCTTCAAAGCCATATAATGATG GGATAAACATTACTGCACTAAGGAACCAGTGTGATGCTGCTTCACAGACTATTTCTGGTCAACGTTTAGAAACCCATGATTTCAGGGTTCTGGTTGGCTCTGGGTGGCAGAAGTCATTGGCTAAACCTTCTGCTTCTTTAATAAGTATTCTGGGACATAAAGAACTGCCTTCTGTGAAAGCTTCAGTCACGACATCCATTTCTGAGCCTTGGGTCCAAAGGAGTTTCTATAGGTCCTCTACGGCTTCAGATAAAGATAGTGATGCTGATGTACAGAAACAGTTGTTCTCCTCTTCTCCTGCCTGCTCGTCTGAATCAGAATGCTCAAGTCCAAGTCCTGTTATTTTCTTGGATGAAGAGGGAtatcaaaaaagtttaaaagcaaaacttgagtTACCTAAAATTCCTGTGATGAAAGATGATATTGAGGATTCAGACTCAGAAGTAAGTGAGTTTTTCGATAGTTTTGATCAGTTTGATGAACTAGAACAAACTTCGGAGTCCGCTTGTCCATTTCTAAAAGATCCTGCCATAGGGAAGCTGTCACCAAAAAAAGGGCACAAACATGAAAAACTGTGTTCTGTAACCACTACTATGAATCCTCAAAAATTCAAGTTTGATCGTCCAGCTCTCCCAGCTAATGTTAGGAAGCCAACTCCTCGTAAACCAGAATCCCCTTACAGTAACCTGGGTGATGCTCCAGATTCTCCCCGCCCAGTGAGGGCATCAGGGGAAGACAGTGGTTTGTTTAGCCCTGTTCGATCCTCTGCTTTTAGTCCTCTTGGAGGCTGTACTCCTGCTGAATGTTTTTGCCAAACAGATATTGGTGAAGATAGGATTCATGAAAATCATGATTCTGTTTATTATACCTATGAAGATTATGCAGATAGCCTTTCATGTGAAGTACTGGGCTCGGTTCTTTACACCCAACATACAAATGCAACATCCAACATTAATAGtattaaaaagggagaaaataaaatggtagctCTTCAGTGTGGAATCCTTGATCAAAAaagtaaatctaaaaataaatcctCAATGATTAAGGATAGCATTCAGAAGTTTGCAGCAGATCTTGTGGAGAAGAGTTTTGGCAGTGCATTTAAAGACTTACAGAAAGGAGTCTTTTCATGTACCAGTGCTTTGTGCCAATTAGCCATCAAATTGACATCATCCGTTTTTCAGATGGCATTTAATGAACTGAGAAGGCAGCGTGCGTTTTCATTGAAAGAACGTGCCATTAGTGGCCTGGCTAATTTTTTGGTGAGTGAAGCTTTCGCAAATGCTCTAAAAGATTTACAGTATGTAAAGAAGCAGATCTTTACAAACACTGTTGCTAGGTTTGCTGCAGATCTTGCCGAAGAACTTGTTTTTGAAGGCATCATGGAAGTGTGTCAGTTTTCGTATCCTCCAACACCTGCGTCTCCACAGCGTCCGTCATTTGACTATGAAGACAAAGTAGTGAAGTCCTATGCAAAAGATTTGTCTGAATCTGTAATACAGGAAGCGTTCATTGAGCTGTCTCAAGTTGACGTGACCTTCACAACAAAGGCAGCAGTTAGTGTTTCCACAGATAACATTAAGTATGTGAGTGCAGAAAATGTAGTGCCACCGACACAGACTTCTACATTTTTCCCTACTTTTAATGGTCAAACAATTATGGTGACAAAACCAATACAGgaatataaaaaggaatacaCAGTACAACAGGCCTTGTTTTGTACTTCTGGAGTTGTTACTTCTATACCAGTGCCCTTGGCAGGAAGTGCCCTTCTCCCGTATCATATTTCATCTAATATGTATCAGGCAAAGTCTCATCCATCATCTGATGATAGTAATTTGAATGGTGGTTCTACCCAAGCAGGGGTTgccacaaaaaacaaagaagaggtGGCTTGTCTCAGGAATATTTGTTTACCTTCAGAACACCATCCGGGTAACCAGAATGATGTTAAACCAACTAATGATGATGTTGAAATGGAAAGCTCTTCAAAAGTAACGAGTGATCCTGTGATTATTAGCAATTTTTCTGTGGCAGTGGTGCATACAATAGTAAATGAAACTTTAGATTCAGTGACGTCATTCAGAGTTACAAAAACAATGGATAAACACAAAGATTGGTTAACTAAAACGGTAAAGGGAAAAACCCCTCCTTTTCATTGTGATCAAGCAACACTGCAACAGAGTGAGGATGACAAGAAGGACATGTTTGCTGATCGATTATCTAAATCTATTGTTAAACATTCCATAGACAAAAGCAAATCAGTGATACCAAATGTAGATAAAAATGTACTCCACAAGGAGGACTTGCCTGTTCCTGGAGTTGAGTCATGGTTGACTTCGGAAAAGTTCCCCAAGTTTCTTGAAGCTCAAGATCATTTAACTCACTGTTCACTTTCAGAAAGAAAGGATTGTGTTCTGGAATGTAAAGGTTATAAGGCTCATGGATTTTCTTTAGAGACACTACCACCTTGTCCAGCTGCAGCAGGTCAGAAACCCGATTTGAAGGAAATTGCTAAGGACAAATCTGTGAAAAAGCATAGTTTGAATGATACAGCATTTGAGCCCTTGCCTTTTGGGCAGGAGAACCCTTTTGCCCATTCACATAGTTTCTCATCCCCAGTGCTCACATGTGCAGATGGTTTGCATGTGGaagataaacagaaaatcagAGATGGGAATGTGATACCTGATACTCCTCCATCAACTCCTCTAGTCCCATCCCAGGCTGCTTCTGAATGGGATATCAAGAAGTTAACCAAAAAGCTCAAGGGGGAATTAGCAAAAGAATTTGCACCTGCCACACCACCTTCTACACCTCACAACTCGTCTGTCGGCAGTTTGtctgaaaatgaacaaaatactatagaaaaAGAAGAGTTCATGTTGAAACTCATGAGATCTCTCTCAGAAGAAGTTGAAAGTAGTGAAGATGAGGAGCAGCCAGAAGTGGACGTGAAGTCAGAGCCCTCAGGGAAGAAAGTTCAGTTTGCAGATGCGTTAGCAATACACATTATTTCTCTTGCAACCGaaatggcagcttcccatttggataataaaataattcaagaacCCAAGGTTAAAAGCCCTTGCTTAAATGTGCAAAGTCAAAGGAGCGTATCACCtacttttttaaattgcttaGATGAAAACTTACAAACATTATGCAATTTTGCAGGTGATATGGCAGCGGAAGTCATTACAGAAGCtgaaaaaatagcaaaagttaGAAGTTGTATGCTTTTCAGGAAGAAGAGGAACAGTTATGTTGATAGTGACCAAGATTATAGATCAGAAGAGAAGACGGATGTAGAGGCTGTAGCACACCCAGGAGAAGTAGATTCGTTTATTCTTTCATTACCACCAAGTTCTTGTCTGTCAGGTCTGACATACAAGTATCCCAGCTGTGAAAGTGTGACAGATGAGTACGCAGGTCACATTATCCAAATACTAAAACAGGAAGGTGGCGATAGTGAGTTGTTAATGGACCAGtatgccaatagacttgcttatCGGTCTGTTAAGTCAGGATTACAGGAAGCATCTAAGACAGCCAAAATGAAGTGCAACTCAAAAACGTTCCCTGTGCAAAGCTCACAGGTGAAAACCAATGATGAACTGTTACTATTCTTAAGTAAAGAACACCAGCAAGGAGTagataaaaaaagacaaagtaaaataagTGGAGGTTACCTTCATAAAAGCCCGACTTGTGAATGGACGCGGGATACATGCAGAAATGAGTGCTTGGAACTGTATAGTTTTTCAACCTCTCTCGCTCACAACATTAcaagagatgttaaaaaagagcTGACGGCATCTACAGTTGGCTTGTCAAAATCCTTAACAGATTCTTGCCTTTATGAAAAAAACGGATGCGACGAAGATGCCGAGTCTCACTTCGAGCCAGAATTTCCCGCATCTCTTCAGCCTTCCTCACAAAATCACAGATTTTCCCACAGTACGGGCAGCTTGAGTGGGTGTGGTTATGGAGAGACAGTTGTTCAAGCTATAGAACAGTACGCTAACAAAGTAGTGGATGATGCTttagagctgagttcaggatctGCAGGCTTCCACGTGTCTGAGACCACAAAAGCGGCTGATAGGGTCACTTATGCAGAAAAGTTGTCACCTCTGGTAAGTCAGGCTTGCAGGTATTGTGACCGTAAAGAGCTCCATGACTGCACTGGAAATTCATGCCCACGCTTTCCCAGACCAGATTCACTTGCTAGTAGTAAGCCAGTTTCTAATTCAAAATTTAGCAGCATCTACCAGAAATCTAGAATTTTTCATCTCGATGTCCCTCAAATTCACATTGATCTTGATAAGAAGACAGTGCTTGCTGAGAAGATAGTTGCAGAAGCGAttgaaaaggcagagagagagctgaGCAGTACCAGTTTGGCAGCTGATAGTGGGATCGGACAGGACGGTGTCATCTTTGCTGAAAGCCTCACTACTGAGATAATGACGTCAGCGATGAGGAATGTTGGTCAGGCTGTTAGCAG ccCCAAAGAAGTAGAAGACTTGCAGTCAACTGAGTCTTTTGGTAGCCAGCAGATGAATCTCAGTATTGGTGATGACAGCACTGGTAGCTGGTCCAATTTAAGTTTTGAAGATGAACACCAGGATGAAAGCAGTAGTTTTCATCATCTAAGTGAAAG TAATGGTAACAGCAGTAGCTGGAGCAGTCTTGCTTTAGAAGGAGATTTGTATGAGGACAATTTATCCTTTCCAACATCAGACAG TGATGGGCCAGATGATAAAGATGAAGAGCATGAGGATGATGTAGAAG GTTCAGAGCAAGACGAAAATACTCTGCTAATTACGAATGTTGACACGGAGCCATGCACAGTAGACCCCCAGCTAAGGATTATTCTTCAGTGGCTCGTGGCTTCTGAGGCCGAAGTTGCAGAACTTTATTTTCATGACTCTGCAAAGAAGGAGTTTATACAA
- the AKAP11 gene encoding A-kinase anchor protein 11 isoform X4, which translates to MATFQTFRNSHMKTRASVRKSFSEDVFQSVKSLLQSEKELCSVSAEDCLKQAEHANLTEVTFLGFNEETDAAHIQDLAAVSLELPDLLNSLHFCSLSENEIICMKDINKSSDINNGPLNQSRLPGMLCVMRVSSTLPRLRIDFIFSLLSKYAMGIKYTLDTCLHQKCQLEATNEDDDDTNQSVSSIEDDFVTAFEHLEEEEASKPYNDGINITALRNQCDAASQTISGQRLETHDFRVLVGSGWQKSLAKPSASLISILGHKELPSVKASVTTSISEPWVQRSFYRSSTASDKDSDADVQKQLFSSSPACSSESECSSPSPVIFLDEEGYQKSLKAKLELPKIPVMKDDIEDSDSEVSEFFDSFDQFDELEQTSESACPFLKDPAIGKLSPKKGHKHEKLCSVTTTMNPQKFKFDRPALPANVRKPTPRKPESPYSNLGDAPDSPRPVRASGEDSGLFSPVRSSAFSPLGGCTPAECFCQTDIGEDRIHENHDSVYYTYEDYADSLSCEVLGSVLYTQHTNATSNINSIKKGENKMVALQCGILDQKSKSKNKSSMIKDSIQKFAADLVEKSFGSAFKDLQKGVFSCTSALCQLAIKLTSSVFQMAFNELRRQRAFSLKERAISGLANFLVSEAFANALKDLQYVKKQIFTNTVARFAADLAEELVFEGIMEVCQFSYPPTPASPQRPSFDYEDKVVKSYAKDLSESVIQEAFIELSQVDVTFTTKAAVSVSTDNIKYVSAENVVPPTQTSTFFPTFNGQTIMVTKPIQEYKKEYTVQQALFCTSGVVTSIPVPLAGSALLPYHISSNMYQAKSHPSSDDSNLNGGSTQAGVATKNKEEVACLRNICLPSEHHPGNQNDVKPTNDDVEMESSSKVTSDPVIISNFSVAVVHTIVNETLDSVTSFRVTKTMDKHKDWLTKTVKGKTPPFHCDQATLQQSEDDKKDMFADRLSKSIVKHSIDKSKSVIPNVDKNVLHKEDLPVPGVESWLTSEKFPKFLEAQDHLTHCSLSERKDCVLECKGYKAHGFSLETLPPCPAAAGQKPDLKEIAKDKSVKKHSLNDTAFEPLPFGQENPFAHSHSFSSPVLTCADGLHVEDKQKIRDGNVIPDTPPSTPLVPSQAASEWDIKKLTKKLKGELAKEFAPATPPSTPHNSSVGSLSENEQNTIEKEEFMLKLMRSLSEEVESSEDEEQPEVDVKSEPSGKKVQFADALAIHIISLATEMAASHLDNKIIQEPKVKSPCLNVQSQRSVSPTFLNCLDENLQTLCNFAGDMAAEVITEAEKIAKVRSCMLFRKKRNSYVDSDQDYRSEEKTDVEAVAHPGEVDSFILSLPPSSCLSGLTYKYPSCESVTDEYAGHIIQILKQEGGDSELLMDQYANRLAYRSVKSGLQEASKTAKMKCNSKTFPVQSSQVKTNDELLLFLSKEHQQGVDKKRQSKISGGYLHKSPTCEWTRDTCRNECLELYSFSTSLAHNITRDVKKELTASTVGLSKSLTDSCLYEKNGCDEDAESHFEPEFPASLQPSSQNHRFSHSTGSLSGCGYGETVVQAIEQYANKVVDDALELSSGSAGFHVSETTKAADRVTYAEKLSPLVSQACRYCDRKELHDCTGNSCPRFPRPDSLASSKPVSNSKFSSIYQKSRIFHLDVPQIHIDLDKKTVLAEKIVAEAIEKAERELSSTSLAADSGIGQDGVIFAESLTTEIMTSAMRNVGQAVSSPKEVEDLQSTESFGSQQMNLSIGDDSTGSWSNLSFEDEHQDESSSFHHLSESDGPDDKDEEHEDDVEGSEQDENTLLITNVDTEPCTVDPQLRIILQWLVASEAEVAELYFHDSAKKEFIQLSKRLQEKSWKVGDLLQAVLKYCEAMEKASRDERSESLFDWLLENA; encoded by the exons aGCTTCAGTGAAGATGTGTTCCAGTCCGTAAAGTCTTTATTGCAGAGTGAGAAGGAACTATGCAGTGTATCAGCAGAGGACTGTTTAAAGCAGGCTGAACATGCCAATTTGACTGAG GTCACATTTCTAGGTTTTAATGAAGAAACAGATGCTGCTCATATACAG GATTTGGCTGCAGTTTCTTTGGAACTCCCAGATCTTCTGAATTCACTGCACTTCTGCAGtctaagtgaaaatgaaattatttgtatgAAGGATATAAATAAATCATCAGATATAAACAATGGTCCTCTAAACCAG AGTCGTCTCCCTGGAATGCTTTGTGTCATGAGAGTATCATCTACATTACCAAGACTCAGAATTGATTTTATCTTTAGTCTCCTAAGTAAATATGCTATGGGTATAAAGTACACCCTGGACACATGTTTGCATCAGAAGTGCCAACTTGAGGCCActaatgaagatgatgatgatacaAACCAGTCAGTGTCTTCCATCGAGGATGACTTTGTCACTGCCTTTGAGCACTTAGAGGAGGAAGAGGCTTCAAAGCCATATAATGATG GGATAAACATTACTGCACTAAGGAACCAGTGTGATGCTGCTTCACAGACTATTTCTGGTCAACGTTTAGAAACCCATGATTTCAGGGTTCTGGTTGGCTCTGGGTGGCAGAAGTCATTGGCTAAACCTTCTGCTTCTTTAATAAGTATTCTGGGACATAAAGAACTGCCTTCTGTGAAAGCTTCAGTCACGACATCCATTTCTGAGCCTTGGGTCCAAAGGAGTTTCTATAGGTCCTCTACGGCTTCAGATAAAGATAGTGATGCTGATGTACAGAAACAGTTGTTCTCCTCTTCTCCTGCCTGCTCGTCTGAATCAGAATGCTCAAGTCCAAGTCCTGTTATTTTCTTGGATGAAGAGGGAtatcaaaaaagtttaaaagcaaaacttgagtTACCTAAAATTCCTGTGATGAAAGATGATATTGAGGATTCAGACTCAGAAGTAAGTGAGTTTTTCGATAGTTTTGATCAGTTTGATGAACTAGAACAAACTTCGGAGTCCGCTTGTCCATTTCTAAAAGATCCTGCCATAGGGAAGCTGTCACCAAAAAAAGGGCACAAACATGAAAAACTGTGTTCTGTAACCACTACTATGAATCCTCAAAAATTCAAGTTTGATCGTCCAGCTCTCCCAGCTAATGTTAGGAAGCCAACTCCTCGTAAACCAGAATCCCCTTACAGTAACCTGGGTGATGCTCCAGATTCTCCCCGCCCAGTGAGGGCATCAGGGGAAGACAGTGGTTTGTTTAGCCCTGTTCGATCCTCTGCTTTTAGTCCTCTTGGAGGCTGTACTCCTGCTGAATGTTTTTGCCAAACAGATATTGGTGAAGATAGGATTCATGAAAATCATGATTCTGTTTATTATACCTATGAAGATTATGCAGATAGCCTTTCATGTGAAGTACTGGGCTCGGTTCTTTACACCCAACATACAAATGCAACATCCAACATTAATAGtattaaaaagggagaaaataaaatggtagctCTTCAGTGTGGAATCCTTGATCAAAAaagtaaatctaaaaataaatcctCAATGATTAAGGATAGCATTCAGAAGTTTGCAGCAGATCTTGTGGAGAAGAGTTTTGGCAGTGCATTTAAAGACTTACAGAAAGGAGTCTTTTCATGTACCAGTGCTTTGTGCCAATTAGCCATCAAATTGACATCATCCGTTTTTCAGATGGCATTTAATGAACTGAGAAGGCAGCGTGCGTTTTCATTGAAAGAACGTGCCATTAGTGGCCTGGCTAATTTTTTGGTGAGTGAAGCTTTCGCAAATGCTCTAAAAGATTTACAGTATGTAAAGAAGCAGATCTTTACAAACACTGTTGCTAGGTTTGCTGCAGATCTTGCCGAAGAACTTGTTTTTGAAGGCATCATGGAAGTGTGTCAGTTTTCGTATCCTCCAACACCTGCGTCTCCACAGCGTCCGTCATTTGACTATGAAGACAAAGTAGTGAAGTCCTATGCAAAAGATTTGTCTGAATCTGTAATACAGGAAGCGTTCATTGAGCTGTCTCAAGTTGACGTGACCTTCACAACAAAGGCAGCAGTTAGTGTTTCCACAGATAACATTAAGTATGTGAGTGCAGAAAATGTAGTGCCACCGACACAGACTTCTACATTTTTCCCTACTTTTAATGGTCAAACAATTATGGTGACAAAACCAATACAGgaatataaaaaggaatacaCAGTACAACAGGCCTTGTTTTGTACTTCTGGAGTTGTTACTTCTATACCAGTGCCCTTGGCAGGAAGTGCCCTTCTCCCGTATCATATTTCATCTAATATGTATCAGGCAAAGTCTCATCCATCATCTGATGATAGTAATTTGAATGGTGGTTCTACCCAAGCAGGGGTTgccacaaaaaacaaagaagaggtGGCTTGTCTCAGGAATATTTGTTTACCTTCAGAACACCATCCGGGTAACCAGAATGATGTTAAACCAACTAATGATGATGTTGAAATGGAAAGCTCTTCAAAAGTAACGAGTGATCCTGTGATTATTAGCAATTTTTCTGTGGCAGTGGTGCATACAATAGTAAATGAAACTTTAGATTCAGTGACGTCATTCAGAGTTACAAAAACAATGGATAAACACAAAGATTGGTTAACTAAAACGGTAAAGGGAAAAACCCCTCCTTTTCATTGTGATCAAGCAACACTGCAACAGAGTGAGGATGACAAGAAGGACATGTTTGCTGATCGATTATCTAAATCTATTGTTAAACATTCCATAGACAAAAGCAAATCAGTGATACCAAATGTAGATAAAAATGTACTCCACAAGGAGGACTTGCCTGTTCCTGGAGTTGAGTCATGGTTGACTTCGGAAAAGTTCCCCAAGTTTCTTGAAGCTCAAGATCATTTAACTCACTGTTCACTTTCAGAAAGAAAGGATTGTGTTCTGGAATGTAAAGGTTATAAGGCTCATGGATTTTCTTTAGAGACACTACCACCTTGTCCAGCTGCAGCAGGTCAGAAACCCGATTTGAAGGAAATTGCTAAGGACAAATCTGTGAAAAAGCATAGTTTGAATGATACAGCATTTGAGCCCTTGCCTTTTGGGCAGGAGAACCCTTTTGCCCATTCACATAGTTTCTCATCCCCAGTGCTCACATGTGCAGATGGTTTGCATGTGGaagataaacagaaaatcagAGATGGGAATGTGATACCTGATACTCCTCCATCAACTCCTCTAGTCCCATCCCAGGCTGCTTCTGAATGGGATATCAAGAAGTTAACCAAAAAGCTCAAGGGGGAATTAGCAAAAGAATTTGCACCTGCCACACCACCTTCTACACCTCACAACTCGTCTGTCGGCAGTTTGtctgaaaatgaacaaaatactatagaaaaAGAAGAGTTCATGTTGAAACTCATGAGATCTCTCTCAGAAGAAGTTGAAAGTAGTGAAGATGAGGAGCAGCCAGAAGTGGACGTGAAGTCAGAGCCCTCAGGGAAGAAAGTTCAGTTTGCAGATGCGTTAGCAATACACATTATTTCTCTTGCAACCGaaatggcagcttcccatttggataataaaataattcaagaacCCAAGGTTAAAAGCCCTTGCTTAAATGTGCAAAGTCAAAGGAGCGTATCACCtacttttttaaattgcttaGATGAAAACTTACAAACATTATGCAATTTTGCAGGTGATATGGCAGCGGAAGTCATTACAGAAGCtgaaaaaatagcaaaagttaGAAGTTGTATGCTTTTCAGGAAGAAGAGGAACAGTTATGTTGATAGTGACCAAGATTATAGATCAGAAGAGAAGACGGATGTAGAGGCTGTAGCACACCCAGGAGAAGTAGATTCGTTTATTCTTTCATTACCACCAAGTTCTTGTCTGTCAGGTCTGACATACAAGTATCCCAGCTGTGAAAGTGTGACAGATGAGTACGCAGGTCACATTATCCAAATACTAAAACAGGAAGGTGGCGATAGTGAGTTGTTAATGGACCAGtatgccaatagacttgcttatCGGTCTGTTAAGTCAGGATTACAGGAAGCATCTAAGACAGCCAAAATGAAGTGCAACTCAAAAACGTTCCCTGTGCAAAGCTCACAGGTGAAAACCAATGATGAACTGTTACTATTCTTAAGTAAAGAACACCAGCAAGGAGTagataaaaaaagacaaagtaaaataagTGGAGGTTACCTTCATAAAAGCCCGACTTGTGAATGGACGCGGGATACATGCAGAAATGAGTGCTTGGAACTGTATAGTTTTTCAACCTCTCTCGCTCACAACATTAcaagagatgttaaaaaagagcTGACGGCATCTACAGTTGGCTTGTCAAAATCCTTAACAGATTCTTGCCTTTATGAAAAAAACGGATGCGACGAAGATGCCGAGTCTCACTTCGAGCCAGAATTTCCCGCATCTCTTCAGCCTTCCTCACAAAATCACAGATTTTCCCACAGTACGGGCAGCTTGAGTGGGTGTGGTTATGGAGAGACAGTTGTTCAAGCTATAGAACAGTACGCTAACAAAGTAGTGGATGATGCTttagagctgagttcaggatctGCAGGCTTCCACGTGTCTGAGACCACAAAAGCGGCTGATAGGGTCACTTATGCAGAAAAGTTGTCACCTCTGGTAAGTCAGGCTTGCAGGTATTGTGACCGTAAAGAGCTCCATGACTGCACTGGAAATTCATGCCCACGCTTTCCCAGACCAGATTCACTTGCTAGTAGTAAGCCAGTTTCTAATTCAAAATTTAGCAGCATCTACCAGAAATCTAGAATTTTTCATCTCGATGTCCCTCAAATTCACATTGATCTTGATAAGAAGACAGTGCTTGCTGAGAAGATAGTTGCAGAAGCGAttgaaaaggcagagagagagctgaGCAGTACCAGTTTGGCAGCTGATAGTGGGATCGGACAGGACGGTGTCATCTTTGCTGAAAGCCTCACTACTGAGATAATGACGTCAGCGATGAGGAATGTTGGTCAGGCTGTTAGCAG ccCCAAAGAAGTAGAAGACTTGCAGTCAACTGAGTCTTTTGGTAGCCAGCAGATGAATCTCAGTATTGGTGATGACAGCACTGGTAGCTGGTCCAATTTAAGTTTTGAAGATGAACACCAGGATGAAAGCAGTAGTTTTCATCATCTAAGTGAAAG TGATGGGCCAGATGATAAAGATGAAGAGCATGAGGATGATGTAGAAG GTTCAGAGCAAGACGAAAATACTCTGCTAATTACGAATGTTGACACGGAGCCATGCACAGTAGACCCCCAGCTAAGGATTATTCTTCAGTGGCTCGTGGCTTCTGAGGCCGAAGTTGCAGAACTTTATTTTCATGACTCTGCAAAGAAGGAGTTTATACAA